The proteins below are encoded in one region of Ferroplasma acidiphilum:
- a CDS encoding RNA-guided endonuclease InsQ/TnpB family protein: protein MILTYKIKHGRDFSEELNKARLIAEFAIKTKSITSRDVKQFGLKSAISNQILRKYSRNSKAKDVHSIKLTVPHQGIKCNQIDRTINITPLKLTLNYYFRNDFDKISQIELDNKFAYVSINIPDNDLIEPNGYLGVDRNTTGHIAVAGNPETGKIIKLGKEAGHVHKKYKNMRKNLQKKGKYRKAKRIKNRESRIVKDINHKVARKIVQEAKDNGMGIKLEYLNGIRNAKSGRSFRYSLNSWSFYELKNMIEYKARLLGIPVAYVDPYNTSKECSRCGQIGNRSGKSFKCTNCGHVDHADANASFNIALRPVFEEGIDQLYVDRDAYKGNTDIPKEATLGTMATLEPHML from the coding sequence ATGATATTAACCTATAAAATAAAACATGGAAGGGACTTTTCGGAAGAATTAAACAAAGCCAGGTTAATAGCAGAGTTTGCCATAAAAACAAAATCCATCACCTCCAGGGATGTAAAACAGTTCGGGTTAAAATCAGCCATTTCAAACCAGATATTAAGGAAATACTCCAGGAATTCAAAAGCAAAGGATGTACATAGTATAAAATTAACAGTGCCACATCAGGGAATAAAATGTAACCAGATAGATAGAACAATAAACATAACTCCTTTGAAGCTAACTTTAAACTATTATTTCAGGAATGATTTTGATAAAATAAGCCAGATTGAACTTGACAATAAATTTGCATATGTATCTATAAATATCCCTGATAATGATTTAATTGAACCCAATGGATACTTAGGTGTGGACAGGAATACAACAGGGCATATTGCTGTTGCTGGCAATCCTGAAACCGGGAAAATAATAAAGCTTGGAAAGGAAGCAGGGCATGTGCATAAGAAATATAAGAATATGAGGAAGAATCTGCAGAAGAAAGGGAAATACAGGAAAGCTAAGAGAATAAAGAACAGGGAAAGCAGAATAGTCAAAGATATTAACCATAAGGTAGCAAGAAAGATAGTGCAGGAAGCTAAGGATAATGGAATGGGAATAAAGCTCGAATATCTAAATGGAATAAGAAATGCAAAATCGGGCAGGAGTTTCAGGTATTCCCTGAATAGCTGGTCATTCTATGAGCTTAAAAATATGATAGAATATAAGGCCAGACTACTTGGAATACCTGTTGCCTATGTCGATCCATATAATACATCTAAAGAGTGTAGCAGATGTGGACAGATAGGCAACCGTTCAGGAAAATCATTTAAGTGCACCAATTGCGGGCACGTTGATCATGCTGATGCCAATGCTTCGTTCAACATAGCATTGCGTCCAGTATTTGAGGAAGGCATAGATCAATTGTACGTAGACAGAGATGCGTACAAAGGGAACACTGATATCCCTAAAGAGGCAACGTTAGGAACGATGGCGACCTTAGAACCCCACATGCTTTAG
- a CDS encoding molybdopterin-binding protein, giving the protein MKAVIITIGNEILKGRTVNTNFSDIGKILTYAGYDVIKGIIVPDNLEQIAGAFKEAASIADLIVSSGGLGPTYDDMTLKGFSMAFNLKMERNDNAMNMVLKKVHTLTPEREKMGMIPENSIPIENKAGTAPGIYENISGKVFIILPGVPREVEAIMKEVEQRIRIKDFHYVDRSIDLHDAKESLLAPLIAKLMKEYGDRAYIKTHPKLDNGKPWVEVEVSASGTDTDEVENFVSRILEIIEKEAGKNNYE; this is encoded by the coding sequence ATGAAAGCCGTTATTATAACCATTGGAAATGAGATACTCAAAGGAAGGACAGTAAATACAAACTTTTCTGATATAGGGAAAATATTGACCTATGCCGGATATGATGTAATAAAAGGGATAATAGTGCCGGATAATCTGGAACAAATTGCAGGCGCATTCAAAGAGGCAGCCTCTATTGCAGATCTCATAGTTTCTTCCGGTGGATTGGGCCCAACCTACGATGATATGACATTAAAAGGGTTTTCCATGGCATTTAACCTGAAAATGGAGAGAAATGATAATGCAATGAATATGGTACTGAAAAAAGTACATACATTAACTCCGGAAAGGGAGAAAATGGGCATGATACCGGAAAATTCAATACCCATTGAAAACAAGGCAGGCACGGCACCGGGTATATATGAAAATATATCAGGAAAAGTATTCATTATCCTTCCAGGTGTACCCCGGGAAGTTGAAGCAATAATGAAGGAAGTGGAACAGAGGATCAGGATAAAAGATTTCCATTACGTGGACAGGTCAATAGACCTTCACGATGCAAAAGAAAGCCTTTTAGCCCCTTTGATCGCAAAACTAATGAAAGAATATGGGGATAGGGCATATATCAAGACCCACCCGAAACTGGATAATGGAAAACCGTGGGTTGAAGTAGAAGTTTCTGCCTCCGGAACTGATACTGATGAAGTGGAAAATTTTGTATCCAGAATTCTGGAAATTATAGAAAAAGAGGCTGGGAAAAATAACTATGAATAA
- a CDS encoding DUF2240 family protein, translating into MNKDMARKLIAIVASKKADGYSKSDFTNILSFKRTLLPPEDVDRFLQVSLESMLLVEKNGKYVPNFSTEGVIVPLDFSIDVDELFSEATEKPLIDRMLEAASASGKMTKKEAIIRAKDLLSGMQFIDFETAIITVLSDSGIDVTPFVQEKENSF; encoded by the coding sequence ATGAATAAAGATATGGCCAGGAAGCTTATAGCCATAGTTGCATCCAAGAAGGCAGACGGCTACAGCAAATCTGATTTTACCAACATTCTTTCATTTAAGAGAACACTGCTTCCCCCTGAGGATGTGGATAGATTTTTGCAGGTTTCCTTAGAATCCATGCTACTGGTTGAAAAAAACGGCAAATACGTGCCGAATTTCAGCACCGAAGGAGTTATAGTCCCGCTTGATTTTTCCATTGATGTTGATGAACTATTTTCTGAAGCCACTGAAAAGCCACTTATTGATAGAATGCTTGAGGCAGCGTCGGCTTCTGGAAAAATGACAAAGAAAGAGGCAATAATAAGGGCAAAAGACCTTCTATCTGGAATGCAGTTTATTGACTTTGAAACTGCAATAATTACAGTATTATCAGATAGCGGGATAGATGTAACGCCTTTTGTACAGGAAAAAGAGAACAGTTTCTGA
- a CDS encoding class I SAM-dependent methyltransferase yields the protein MEKKSQFKTIREGAVELMAPDNLIIKGPGTRTAGFYNMDQKLNRDITISFLRTVKPKIALDAFGGTGVRGIRINREAGIKAVISEINKKSYEYININRELNNSPVEVYNKTFQAILNDYLFDYIDIDPYGSVLPYMDDAMINIRNRGYIGVTATDLTSLTGSMPAKTLRRYRAFVINDIYRHESGIRLLIGEIVKRAAALDKAAIPMISLWHSHYYRIIFQIISSSSKADAQLDQVGMFDRHSGLSGVYPSSREGPLWLGNLNSDIAQKLDYTEDPDKQFLSTIERLKTNDLSLYFADIADFARISGKDTKSIESSMLKLRDAGIECGRSMFSNTGIKVSSTVPEAFNIIY from the coding sequence ATGGAGAAGAAGAGTCAATTTAAGACAATCAGGGAGGGGGCTGTAGAGTTAATGGCCCCGGATAACCTTATTATTAAGGGCCCGGGCACACGGACTGCTGGATTTTACAACATGGACCAGAAATTGAACAGGGACATCACAATTTCATTTCTCAGAACAGTAAAGCCTAAAATAGCCCTCGATGCCTTTGGCGGTACGGGGGTAAGGGGAATTAGAATAAACAGGGAAGCAGGAATAAAAGCTGTAATATCAGAAATCAATAAAAAGTCATATGAATATATTAATATAAACAGGGAACTAAACAACTCACCTGTTGAGGTTTACAATAAAACTTTCCAGGCTATATTAAACGATTACCTTTTTGATTATATCGATATAGACCCCTATGGTTCTGTATTGCCATACATGGATGATGCAATGATTAATATTAGAAACAGGGGATACATAGGGGTTACTGCAACAGATCTCACATCGCTTACTGGATCCATGCCAGCCAAAACTTTGAGGCGTTACAGAGCATTTGTAATAAACGACATTTACCGGCACGAATCCGGAATAAGGCTTTTAATCGGGGAAATAGTAAAGAGGGCTGCGGCCCTGGACAAAGCAGCCATTCCCATGATCTCACTCTGGCATTCACATTATTACCGTATAATATTCCAGATCATTTCTTCATCCAGTAAAGCAGATGCCCAGCTGGATCAGGTGGGAATGTTTGATAGGCACTCCGGATTGTCTGGTGTGTATCCATCTTCCCGGGAAGGCCCTTTATGGCTTGGAAATCTCAACTCAGATATAGCTCAAAAGCTGGATTATACCGAAGACCCGGATAAGCAATTTCTTTCAACAATCGAAAGGCTCAAAACGAATGACCTTTCGCTTTACTTTGCAGATATAGCGGATTTTGCAAGAATATCAGGAAAGGATACAAAATCTATTGAATCGAGTATGCTAAAGCTCAGGGATGCCGGCATTGAATGTGGCAGGTCAATGTTCTCAAACACCGGTATAAAGGTCTCTTCCACAGTGCCTGAGGCTTTCAATATAATTTATTAA
- a CDS encoding NTPase: MGIKVGITGPIGSIKTDALNKIMEMLQNNGKVIEGTLVSEKIEHGRVVAYYITDILTKRRVEFARIDLISRVKVDKLGVDTKLLEGLLVPSLQKSREEADVIVLDELGKVENTTKQIKAEIEETMKSDKSIIVTLHKKSRNPVLQEFRGYESVRVFDITPINKNILPFKILKVLNGEEESI; encoded by the coding sequence ATGGGAATAAAAGTAGGAATAACAGGACCTATCGGTTCGATAAAAACCGATGCGCTGAATAAAATTATGGAAATGCTTCAAAACAACGGGAAAGTTATAGAAGGCACACTTGTGTCTGAAAAAATTGAGCATGGAAGGGTAGTTGCATATTATATAACAGACATTCTTACAAAGAGAAGGGTGGAATTTGCCAGGATCGATTTAATCTCAAGGGTAAAGGTAGACAAGCTTGGCGTGGATACAAAATTACTTGAAGGCCTTCTGGTACCCAGCCTCCAGAAATCAAGGGAAGAAGCTGATGTTATAGTACTTGACGAACTTGGAAAGGTTGAAAATACAACAAAACAGATAAAAGCAGAAATAGAGGAGACAATGAAATCTGACAAATCTATAATAGTTACCCTGCATAAGAAGTCCAGGAATCCGGTTTTACAGGAATTCCGTGGGTATGAAAGTGTGAGAGTCTTCGATATAACCCCGATTAACAAGAATATACTCCCATTTAAAATTTTAAAGGTATTGAATGGAGAAGAAGAGTCAATTTAA
- a CDS encoding dihydroneopterin aldolase family protein, giving the protein MNDPSRKYFNCTDRERAIFESGIKLGAIFHQFIGVPVNDSNRKDMENAIEKSIKLQPFVESISVKINIEGQRNTSFQYVSLSGDMLDVRLAIRYNDQEVKARMQYMQDLNYPLMYLEE; this is encoded by the coding sequence ATGAATGATCCATCCAGAAAATATTTCAATTGCACTGACAGGGAAAGGGCAATATTTGAATCCGGAATAAAACTGGGGGCAATATTTCATCAGTTCATAGGAGTGCCAGTAAACGATAGCAACAGGAAAGATATGGAAAATGCAATAGAAAAGAGTATAAAGTTACAGCCTTTTGTAGAAAGCATATCGGTAAAAATCAACATTGAAGGGCAAAGAAACACCTCATTTCAGTATGTATCCCTCTCCGGGGATATGCTTGATGTGAGGCTGGCTATAAGATATAACGATCAGGAGGTAAAGGCAAGAATGCAATATATGCAGGACCTGAATTACCCGCTGATGTATTTGGAGGAATAA
- a CDS encoding geranylgeranylglyceryl/heptaprenylglyceryl phosphate synthase, protein MSVYKNIMEILKYKRVHMTLIDPAAQSPDRSVELAEKADKAGTDFFLIGGSTDIDSRLMDKTISGIKEKTEKQIIIFPGSRSMISRYADAIYYMMLMNSTNIDYIVGHQIGSASILKMMGIETIPMGYLIFEPGMTVGRVGNARLIGRDDENTALSYAFAAEFFGFKLLYLEAGSGAPEPVGCNVIRRIKESVKIPVIVGGGIRDYGKARSIIDAGADIIVTGTVIEKHSNPYMALKDIISAI, encoded by the coding sequence GTGAGCGTTTACAAGAACATTATGGAAATCCTGAAATATAAAAGGGTCCACATGACATTAATAGACCCTGCCGCCCAATCTCCTGACAGGTCTGTGGAACTGGCTGAAAAAGCTGATAAGGCTGGCACAGACTTTTTCCTCATAGGAGGGTCAACCGACATAGATTCCAGATTAATGGATAAAACCATAAGCGGGATTAAGGAGAAAACTGAAAAGCAGATAATTATATTCCCGGGATCAAGAAGCATGATAAGCCGTTATGCAGATGCAATTTATTACATGATGCTGATGAATTCAACCAATATAGATTATATAGTGGGCCATCAGATTGGCTCGGCGTCTATACTCAAAATGATGGGAATAGAAACAATACCTATGGGATATTTAATATTTGAGCCTGGCATGACTGTCGGGCGTGTTGGCAATGCGAGGCTTATAGGAAGGGATGATGAAAATACTGCATTGTCATATGCATTTGCTGCCGAATTTTTCGGATTCAAACTTCTTTACCTTGAAGCTGGTTCAGGGGCACCCGAACCGGTAGGATGCAATGTTATCAGGAGAATAAAGGAATCGGTAAAAATTCCTGTTATAGTTGGAGGCGGAATAAGGGATTATGGAAAAGCCAGGTCAATTATAGATGCGGGAGCAGACATTATAGTTACAGGAACAGTAATAGAGAAACATTCAAATCCCTATATGGCTTTAAAAGATATAATCAGTGCAATATGA
- a CDS encoding YrhK family protein, with amino-acid sequence MDNNSLGDPLYFLYAIQRSPYGFNLKWKHVKPLISYMFGKEVFENLKNDQVINTYNDENILEIINIPDIKYNIPDAEKEILFHKFIDFVSGNKLISGIMKIMYLDRKIAQFIIDILNQNPDKTMDDLVEASAFPIVNLPDFYYSKAFADYCKPYIENFNLDMKDILKYLGREWFVKLVIILREGTFNNNSFSKSMENNCHEFISGVREIIENDYLAEIIVNLDLFLSDRSVNRAIMNYASRSVKEKFIKRFYDWLSIANDIMVGLEFVIGSIFFLPSEKQYSTLGVYLFIIGSTQLLIRPMINIARRIHIFFLHKKI; translated from the coding sequence ATGGATAATAATAGCCTGGGTGACCCTCTTTATTTTCTTTATGCAATTCAGAGAAGCCCCTATGGTTTCAACCTTAAATGGAAACATGTCAAGCCATTAATATCATACATGTTCGGCAAAGAAGTTTTTGAAAATCTGAAAAATGATCAGGTAATAAATACATATAATGATGAAAATATACTGGAAATAATAAATATACCAGACATAAAGTACAATATTCCTGACGCAGAAAAGGAAATACTATTTCATAAATTTATAGATTTTGTATCCGGCAATAAGCTCATATCAGGAATTATGAAAATTATGTACCTCGACAGGAAAATTGCCCAGTTCATTATTGATATTTTAAACCAGAACCCTGATAAAACAATGGATGACCTTGTAGAGGCATCTGCATTCCCGATTGTCAATTTGCCGGATTTTTATTACTCAAAAGCATTTGCAGATTACTGCAAGCCATATATAGAGAATTTCAATCTGGATATGAAAGACATACTGAAATACCTTGGCAGGGAATGGTTTGTAAAGCTTGTAATTATTTTGAGGGAAGGAACATTCAACAATAACAGTTTCTCAAAATCCATGGAGAACAACTGTCATGAATTTATATCAGGGGTCAGAGAGATAATAGAAAATGACTATCTCGCTGAAATAATAGTAAATCTGGACCTGTTTCTCAGTGACAGGAGCGTAAACAGGGCAATTATGAACTATGCATCCCGGTCTGTTAAGGAAAAGTTCATTAAAAGATTTTATGACTGGCTATCCATAGCAAATGATATAATGGTAGGGCTTGAATTCGTCATAGGCAGTATATTCTTTCTGCCCAGTGAGAAACAGTATTCCACCCTGGGGGTTTACCTGTTTATAATAGGAAGTACCCAGCTATTGATAAGGCCAATGATAAACATAGCAAGGAGAATACATATATTTTTTCTCCACAAAAAAATTTAA
- the purS gene encoding phosphoribosylformylglycinamidine synthase subunit PurS — protein MKVKVQIKYLPNVEDPEALSIKRNLELIGYEGIKNIYSYKIYEFETSLDREDSISEIREIAEKLLTNPVIQEYKIEDISE, from the coding sequence ATGAAGGTTAAGGTTCAGATTAAATATTTGCCCAATGTAGAGGATCCGGAGGCTTTAAGCATAAAAAGAAACCTGGAATTGATCGGGTATGAAGGCATAAAGAATATTTATTCCTATAAAATTTATGAATTTGAGACTTCACTTGATAGGGAAGATAGTATCAGTGAAATCAGGGAAATTGCAGAAAAACTTCTCACAAACCCTGTTATACAGGAATACAAAATAGAAGATATAAGTGAATAA
- the purL gene encoding phosphoribosylformylglycinamidine synthase subunit PurL has protein sequence MYDIIKSSNENLGKIAGELGLTYDEIVMLRNYFTGLGRNPTDIEIQAIAQGWSEHSCYKSSKLYLKKYFSGLKSDYTILTMEDDAGVISFDDNYAYVVKMESHNHPSAVEPYGGAATGVGGIIRDVLCMGAQPVALVDSLYFGDPDNMDGNLTERFILNRVVAGIRDYGNRVGIPTVAGSTHFNKVYNGMPLVNAGCIGIVRKDHVVRSRVSVEGDLLIVCGGRTGKDGIHGVNFASKVLDKGSEENRNAVQLGNPIIKEPLIHAILEANEESIIDGMKDLGGGGLSSAVSEMLFAGGMSGIINLDKVLLKDSHMEPWEIWVSESQERMFLAIKPSNLQKISRIFEKWGIEYSIIGETVKNENLVINFNGEKILDMKLSFLTGGPMYARSYKKPELEEKTVLDREPENYRDFIIKFLSNPNICSRFNIVRQYDFTVRGNTIVKPFAGFPNHETHSDAPIIKPVEESYQGLCLTSGSIPEMVGIEPYKGTMHVLSEGYRNILSSGGKPHSIVDALNFGNPENPQTMYRFIESIHAISDFCKATGLPLVSGNVSFYNETDIEILPTPNMLLIGKIEDVRKAKTVEAKTPGNPIYLAGSIINDLAGSQYSSIMGTVHTKLPDLDIDELVNINKDLSDSMDYIESMHDISTGGLLMAILEMSFGGPYGIDADISDIHGRTNEKLFSELGTGILIEVRKSDEKDFLEAFSRSNIRKIGTVIDGEVKISENGRYILSAKSEKLRSIWEKGLDKYI, from the coding sequence ATGTATGATATAATTAAAAGCTCAAATGAAAACCTGGGTAAAATAGCAGGTGAACTGGGGCTAACATATGATGAAATAGTGATGCTGAGAAATTATTTTACCGGGCTTGGAAGGAATCCTACCGATATTGAAATTCAGGCTATCGCACAGGGATGGAGTGAACATTCCTGCTATAAATCATCCAAGCTGTATCTTAAAAAATATTTTTCAGGCCTTAAAAGCGATTATACAATACTTACAATGGAGGATGATGCAGGTGTCATATCCTTTGATGATAACTATGCCTATGTTGTGAAAATGGAAAGCCACAACCACCCGAGCGCTGTAGAACCATATGGTGGTGCAGCAACAGGAGTTGGCGGAATCATAAGGGATGTACTCTGCATGGGTGCACAGCCGGTTGCCCTCGTGGATTCCCTTTATTTTGGAGACCCTGACAATATGGATGGAAATCTCACAGAGCGCTTTATATTGAACAGGGTGGTTGCAGGCATCAGGGACTATGGAAACCGTGTGGGCATCCCCACGGTAGCTGGATCTACACATTTTAATAAAGTCTATAATGGCATGCCTCTGGTGAATGCTGGATGCATCGGAATAGTAAGAAAAGACCACGTGGTGCGCAGCAGGGTGAGCGTGGAGGGTGACCTGCTTATTGTATGTGGCGGCAGGACAGGAAAAGATGGGATCCATGGAGTTAATTTTGCATCAAAGGTCCTTGACAAAGGCAGTGAGGAAAATAGAAATGCTGTGCAACTTGGCAATCCAATTATAAAAGAACCGTTGATACATGCTATTCTCGAGGCAAATGAAGAGAGCATTATAGATGGAATGAAAGACCTGGGTGGTGGTGGGCTATCCAGTGCAGTGAGTGAAATGCTCTTTGCTGGAGGCATGTCAGGAATCATTAACCTTGATAAGGTGCTCCTGAAGGACAGCCATATGGAACCATGGGAAATATGGGTCAGTGAATCCCAAGAGAGAATGTTTCTTGCAATCAAGCCATCCAACCTCCAGAAAATAAGCAGAATTTTTGAAAAATGGGGCATTGAATATTCCATTATAGGAGAAACAGTAAAAAATGAAAACCTTGTAATTAATTTTAACGGGGAAAAAATTCTGGACATGAAGCTCTCCTTCCTAACCGGAGGGCCAATGTACGCACGGAGTTACAAAAAACCGGAGCTGGAGGAGAAAACGGTACTCGACCGTGAACCAGAAAATTACAGGGATTTTATTATTAAATTTCTTTCCAATCCAAATATTTGCTCAAGGTTCAACATAGTAAGGCAGTATGATTTCACAGTGCGCGGGAATACTATTGTAAAACCATTTGCTGGATTCCCCAATCATGAAACACATTCAGATGCACCCATCATTAAGCCGGTAGAAGAATCATATCAGGGGCTTTGCCTGACATCAGGGTCTATACCTGAAATGGTAGGGATAGAGCCATATAAGGGGACAATGCATGTTTTATCTGAGGGGTACAGGAATATACTCAGTTCCGGCGGCAAACCCCATTCAATAGTGGACGCATTGAATTTTGGAAATCCGGAAAACCCTCAAACAATGTACAGATTCATTGAATCGATTCATGCAATATCAGATTTCTGCAAAGCGACAGGATTGCCACTTGTATCTGGAAATGTCAGCTTTTACAATGAAACGGACATTGAAATTCTTCCAACCCCGAATATGCTGCTGATAGGAAAAATAGAAGATGTGAGAAAGGCAAAAACAGTAGAGGCAAAAACTCCCGGGAATCCTATTTATCTTGCAGGCTCCATTATAAATGACCTGGCAGGGAGCCAGTATTCCTCTATTATGGGCACAGTTCACACAAAATTGCCTGACCTGGATATAGATGAACTTGTCAATATTAATAAGGATTTATCTGACTCAATGGACTATATTGAGTCCATGCACGATATTTCCACAGGCGGATTGCTCATGGCAATTCTCGAAATGTCATTCGGAGGGCCATACGGGATTGATGCTGATATATCTGATATCCATGGAAGGACAAATGAGAAACTGTTCTCAGAACTTGGGACCGGCATATTGATAGAAGTAAGAAAATCGGATGAAAAAGATTTCCTTGAAGCTTTCAGCAGGTCTAATATCAGGAAAATTGGAACTGTTATAGATGGCGAGGTAAAAATCAGTGAAAATGGAAGGTATATATTATCCGCCAAAAGTGAAAAACTTCGTTCCATATGGGAAAAGGGGCTGGATAAATATATTTAA
- a CDS encoding IS1634 family transposase, which yields MNNMPDWVLEHKGKGIEIRRFGDRYYAYESSSRYDKDLKRARKVTGKYLGVVTPAGIIKKSDVSGIRGDYEYGNIALLYGIAGKTVLPVLKQVFPYMYDRIIIYVILRDIQPLPMKSLRYLYEKTYLSRMYRESMSPGSISGMLSSLPQEGMVNAMGKLTEKGEYVLMDSTAIFSRSDNISFLEPGHNSKEIHLPQINVMMLFSSTRTLPTFIRVLPGSIRDVSAMANTIDMAGIEKCVIVADKGFFSADNIKKLKKRHLSYIIPLRRNSSLVPDTDDFLGVFMYNGKPVKYWKPENGVYMFEDPVLKSEEERDYLIRIHDNIRPKSSYYDHSGDFGKLYLLSDINDEPERIYRLYKDREYVEYAFNVYKNDLEADRSYIRDDHMLSAYMFLNLLSLYLHFQVLNMIDGKYSVKDVLLILSRIKIYNTGKTEMVSEIPKKAKELISKLGIDLDILRKK from the coding sequence ATGAATAATATGCCAGACTGGGTACTGGAACATAAGGGCAAAGGGATAGAAATAAGGAGATTCGGTGACAGGTATTATGCATATGAATCGTCAAGCAGGTATGACAAGGATCTCAAAAGAGCAAGGAAAGTTACAGGCAAATACCTTGGTGTTGTAACACCTGCAGGGATAATAAAGAAGAGCGATGTTTCGGGCATAAGGGGAGACTATGAATATGGAAATATTGCATTACTGTATGGAATAGCAGGGAAGACAGTACTCCCGGTACTGAAGCAGGTATTTCCATACATGTACGACAGGATAATAATATATGTTATCCTCAGGGATATACAGCCACTTCCAATGAAATCTTTAAGGTATTTATATGAGAAAACATACCTTTCAAGAATGTATAGGGAATCCATGTCTCCCGGGTCTATTTCCGGAATGCTGTCATCACTGCCACAGGAAGGCATGGTAAATGCAATGGGGAAGCTCACGGAGAAGGGAGAATATGTTTTAATGGATTCAACAGCCATATTCTCCAGATCGGATAATATATCATTCCTGGAACCCGGCCATAATTCTAAGGAGATACACCTGCCACAGATCAATGTTATGATGTTATTCTCATCAACAAGGACTCTACCCACATTTATAAGGGTACTTCCAGGGTCAATAAGGGATGTGTCAGCTATGGCAAATACAATAGACATGGCAGGTATTGAGAAATGCGTTATAGTTGCTGACAAGGGTTTCTTCTCCGCAGACAATATTAAAAAGCTAAAGAAGAGGCACCTGAGCTACATAATACCATTGAGGAGGAATTCTTCCCTTGTACCTGATACTGATGATTTCCTTGGTGTATTCATGTACAATGGGAAACCAGTAAAGTACTGGAAGCCTGAGAATGGTGTTTACATGTTTGAGGACCCTGTTCTAAAATCAGAGGAAGAGAGGGACTATCTCATAAGGATTCATGACAATATAAGGCCTAAATCATCATACTATGACCATTCTGGTGACTTTGGAAAGCTTTACCTCCTTTCCGATATCAATGATGAACCAGAAAGGATATACAGATTGTACAAAGATCGTGAATACGTTGAATACGCTTTTAATGTGTACAAGAACGATCTTGAGGCAGATAGATCATATATAAGGGACGACCACATGCTTTCAGCATACATGTTCCTTAATTTACTATCACTGTACCTGCATTTCCAGGTACTTAACATGATAGATGGAAAATACAGTGTAAAGGATGTTCTCCTGATACTTTCAAGGATAAAAATATACAATACAGGGAAAACTGAGATGGTAAGTGAAATACCTAAGAAGGCAAAGGAGCTTATATCAAAATTAGGGATAGACCTGGACATATTACGTAAAAAATGA